The nucleotide window TCTATTGCCGATGATTTGAAGACAGTATTGGCGTGTATGATTAAATTATTGTCAATTTTTTGCCAACTAGTTATAGACCAAGACTTTCCTCCCAGTTAGAAAGCGTTATTAAGCCAACGACAAAAACGGTATTAACAAACAAAAGCGCAATTTTGTACAAAAGCTGAAAGAGACTATAGAGTAGACTGAATAAGTCGCTCGATAATCAACAGGCTTGGAAATTGTTATGGAGAACAAGAAACGCTCTAAAGAGAAGGCCGAATATAAGATAACCGAAGAGCTCGGTGGCCTTGAAATTCTTAATGCTGAATACGAAAAGCAGAACTTCTCGCGCCACAGCCACGAGGGCTATACGCTGGGAGTCATCGAGCAGGGCGCTCAGCGTTTCTATCGAACGGGCGGACATCATATTGCACCACAAAATGCGATTATTCTGGTCAATGCCGACGAAGTTCATAGCGGTCACTCTGCCACTGAAGGCGGTTGGGCGTATCGAGCCATGTATCCACTCCCAGATCAACTTGCCAAGATCACTCAAGAGCTAAACCTACCCAATTACGGCGCGCCTTACTTCCCAAGAGCGGTTGTTGAAGATCCTGAACTCGCCAATCAATTGAGATTAGTCTTTAACACGATTGATGAATCTGACAATCGCTTGTTAAGAGAAACCTTGATGTACGGGATGTTGGTTAAACTGATTAGCCGACACGGAAAATCGCCGCTTAACCCTCAACTCGACGGAAAAACTCAGCGCCAGCTTGTCTTGGTGAAAGAGTTCTTAGATGATTTTCCACAAGCCGATGTGTCCCTCGAGGAGCTGTCTAAGTTAGCGGCATTGAGTCCGTTTCACTTAGTGCGTTCTTTTCAAAAAGAGTTTGGTCTTCCGCCACATGCGTATCAAATCCAATCTCGGTTAAGGCTTTCGCGTAAGTTATTGAAACAAGGACATACCATTTCAGACACCGCGCAAGAGTGTGGCTTTCACGACCAAAGCCATTTTCATCGACACTTCAAAAAGGCCAATGGCTACACGCCGGGGCAATACATTAAAATGCTCTAAATCGGACACCTTAATTGGTTCGCGAAATCGAGCAAGTTTGTACAATCGAACCGACTCAACTCTTCTTACATTGAATAGCGAATGTAAAGAGAGAAAAGAATGATATGGACAGTGAAACAATGGATAGACGAACACAGTTATGGAAGGGCGTTTTAGCGGGAATGCCTTTGAGTATTGCGGTAATCCCTTGGGGAATTCTTGCGGGCTCATATGCGATAGATGCTGGATTGAGTCAGCTTCAAGCGCAAGCGATGTCGGCTATTTTGTTTGCTGGCTCAGCGCAACTTGTCGCCGCGGGTATGTTCAAAGCGGGTATTGGTTTAGGCACCATGTTGTTGACTACCTTATTCATCACCTCAAGGCACTTTCTGTATAGCGTATCGATGCGTGACAAAATCAGCCATCTTCCTGCGCGTTGGCGTCTATTACTCGGTTTTTGGCTCACCGATGAGCTGTTCGCGATTTGTAGTGGGCAGTCTCAGCAAGAGTTTAATCGTTGGTACGCTGCGGGTGTAGGTGGTGGTTTTTACCTCGTTTGGAATATCGCGAGCTTCGTTGGCATTGTCGCGGGAAGCCAAATTCCTTCGCTTAATGAGATTGGGCTCGACTTCGCGGTTGCAGCAACCTTTATCGCTTTGGTGTTCCCACTAATCCGAACTCTACCCGTCGTGGTGTGTGTGGTTGTTTCACTGGTCACTTCGGTTGCCATGTCGGTTAACAATATTGAGGGCGGGCTAATGATTGCAGCGATTGCCGGTATGTTAGCGGGCTTTTTCAGTGAATCGTTCCAAGAGCGAAACAACGGTAACAAGACAATCGTGGAGGGGAAATAGAGATGATTTGGTTAACGATATTCCTCATGACTGCGATTGTTTTCTTTAGTCGGTATCTGTTTCTTGAGCCTGCGATCCCGCTTCGACTCAATCAAACCGCAAGACGCCTATTACGCTATTCAAGCCCAGCGGTACTGACAGCGATTTGGGGACCCATTGTATTTGCTCCTGAACAAACATTTTGGCCAAGCCTTGAAAACCCATACTTGATAGGTGCGGTGGTGACTGGCTTGCTGATTTGGAAAACAGGTAATGTGCTACTTACTATCGGCGTCAGTATGGGGGTGTTTTTGTTCTATAACCTTGTAGCGGTTGATTACCTTTTCTCTTGAGTTTCAGCCTAGGCTTTGTGTTTCTCCTATTCTTTAAGGGCTGTATAAAAATGATTACTTGTTATGTTCGATATGTGATTGATCCTAAAAAGGTAAATGAGTTTGAGGCATACGCAAAAATGTGGATTCCTCTGGTCGCTAAATTCGGAGGTCAACACAATGGTTATTTCTTACCGTCGGAAGGGGCGAACAATATTGCCTTGGCGCTGTTTACCTTTGAGAGTTTGGCTGCCTACGAAGAGTATCGGGTTAAGTCGCTGAGCGATGTTGAGTGCATTAAAGCGTTTGAATTTGCAGACGAAGTTGATTGCATCGTGAGTTATGAACGCAGCTTTTTTAGACCTGTTTTAGAGTGATAGACCTTGCAACGTATAGCGTGGTGGCATCTAATGTACTGATTCACTGTTTGTGTGTTTAGGTTTTGGTAAGGAGTTAGTTTGGCTAAGAAATATTATGTGGTTTGGAAAGGTCGTACACCGGGTATTTTTACCACTTGGAACGAGTGTAAGGCGCAAGTCGATGGCTTCGCTGGCGCGAGATATAAATCGTTTCCAACACTAGGTGAGGCAGAGTCTGCTTTCGGTGGTAAAACGTCGTCTGCGTCAGGTTCTACAGCGACAAAGCCAAGCTCTGCGGGTAAGGCGACGAAAGCAAAGGTGCCGCCTCTTTCGGAGCAGCAAATCACAGATATGCCTTTTGATATCAAGATCTTTACCGATGGTGCATGTGAACCAAATCCTGGTGAAGCGGGGACGGGTTTAGCGGTCTACCAAAATAACCAGTTAACAGAACTGTGGTATGGCTTGTATCAGCCTGTTGGTACCAACAATACCGCTGAGTTGCATGGCCTTAAACAGGCGTTTTTGCTTGCGAAAGATAAGTTAAACGCAGGCCTCTCTGTAGCGATTTATTGTGACTCTAAGTACTCAATTGATTGTATTACTAAGTGGGCAACGGGTTGGGAGAAAAAGGGCTGGACTAAGTCGGGCGGCGAGATCAAAAACCTCGATATTATTAAGCCGGCGTATGCGCTCTACCAAGAGCTGGCTTCAAAAATTACCATCTACCATGTGAACGGACACGTTGGTATTGAAGGTAACGAATTGGCCGATAGAATGTCGATTGTGGCTATCTCATCGAAAGAGCAACAACTCGCTCAATATCGTGACATCGACGATATTGAGTCTATTTTGGCACTGCGAGCAGGCTAGTTAGGCTTCTTAATGAAAAGCTACTGAAAGCATAAGTCGCGATCATTGGGCAGTGCTAAGTTGAGCGTTACATTTCAAATTGATGTAGCGCTCTTTTGTTTTTGTGGTGCTCCGTTTTCTTATGGTGCTTAGTCGTTCTTGTGAGGCGTAGCAGTCCTTGTGATGCTTACTGCCTGAGTTAATCCTTATTGAGCTGGGTTCTCTATCCAACGAGATAATTGCTGAGCTTGTTTGATCGAATTAAAACTGTCTTTCACTCTCTCACGTGCCTTTAACCCCATTGATGCTTTATCGTTGCTGCTTAGTTGCGCGAAACGCTCAATCGCTTCTCTTAATTCTTCCACATTCTTTTCGCTAACCACAAAACCTGTCTCTGGTGAGACGATCTCTTTGCATCCCATGATGTTGGTGGTAATAACTGGCGTTCCTACGGCCATCGCTTCTTTTAAAACCAGTGGTCCTGTATCCACACACCCAGTTTCGGAAAAACAGAAAGGCGCGATTAGGCTGTCATAGTTCGATAGTTTCTCTTTCACCCACTCGTGAGGTTTCGCGCCAAGAAAGGTCACGTTTCGAGTTAGCCCTTGCTCTTTGACCTGTAACTTTAATTGTTGCTCTAAATCGCCCGTACCAATGATATCGAGATGAATGTCGAGAGGTTCGGCAATCGGCGCCAATGCATCAATAAGATGGTGAATACCTTTTTGCTCTACTAATCGGCCAAGAAAAACGAGACGAAGTTGTTTCGTTTCGGTTTTTGGGTTGAGTTGGAATTGTTTGGTATTAACTCCGCAGTGCAGGAGCTTAATGTTTCCTTTCGCCATGGTATTGAAGTCAGCAAGCATGTCTTTACACACTGCAACCACAAAATCACTCGATGAGATTTTATGTTCAATGTCATAAGCGAACTCGTAAACATCATGACCGTGAGCAACGAATGAACAGGTGATATTCAGCAGCTTTGCCGCGACGATGGCGTGAGCTGTGGTGTGCTGACAGAAATGCGCGTGAACGTGTTCGACGTCGTTTTCCGCGAGTTGCAGCGCCAGTTTGAATCCATAAGCGAACAGTGATTTTTTGGGCATACTGGTTTGCTTGGAAACAAAGGATACCGCCCGGAGAAAGCCAAACCAATTGATGCTGGCTATCTTACCCGCCCGAACATCCTTACCAATTTTTATGATGTCATAGTCAAATGACTTTTCACTCTCTTCTATCTCAAATGCCATCACGCAAACATCGTGTCCACAAGCTTTCACTGAGTCGACTTCTGTTTGAATGAAGGTCTCACTGAGTACAGGGTAGGTTGGCGCCACAAATGCTACTTTCTTCATTTTTTGCTCCTTTGACTAATGCTATTAAAGTCAAATAAGCAAAATACGAACCAAGATAAAATCGTAGTTTTGGAGGGCTTTTCGATGGTTTTCCGAAGGTTATCCCCCAAGAAGTCGCTCATTTTCTCAAATTGATAATCAAATTGGAGTTTTGACGCTCATGTCTGATCACCCTGTTCGTCATTTTGAGAGTGTCTGCGTAGGTGACTGATCTAAAAGTGATTTCATAGCAATACACTCTCGGCATAGAACATGCAACGTCAGCCATATAACGT belongs to Vibrio splendidus and includes:
- a CDS encoding AraC family transcriptional regulator; this encodes MENKKRSKEKAEYKITEELGGLEILNAEYEKQNFSRHSHEGYTLGVIEQGAQRFYRTGGHHIAPQNAIILVNADEVHSGHSATEGGWAYRAMYPLPDQLAKITQELNLPNYGAPYFPRAVVEDPELANQLRLVFNTIDESDNRLLRETLMYGMLVKLISRHGKSPLNPQLDGKTQRQLVLVKEFLDDFPQADVSLEELSKLAALSPFHLVRSFQKEFGLPPHAYQIQSRLRLSRKLLKQGHTISDTAQECGFHDQSHFHRHFKKANGYTPGQYIKML
- a CDS encoding AzlC family ABC transporter permease, producing MDSETMDRRTQLWKGVLAGMPLSIAVIPWGILAGSYAIDAGLSQLQAQAMSAILFAGSAQLVAAGMFKAGIGLGTMLLTTLFITSRHFLYSVSMRDKISHLPARWRLLLGFWLTDELFAICSGQSQQEFNRWYAAGVGGGFYLVWNIASFVGIVAGSQIPSLNEIGLDFAVAATFIALVFPLIRTLPVVVCVVVSLVTSVAMSVNNIEGGLMIAAIAGMLAGFFSESFQERNNGNKTIVEGK
- a CDS encoding AzlD domain-containing protein; protein product: MIWLTIFLMTAIVFFSRYLFLEPAIPLRLNQTARRLLRYSSPAVLTAIWGPIVFAPEQTFWPSLENPYLIGAVVTGLLIWKTGNVLLTIGVSMGVFLFYNLVAVDYLFS
- a CDS encoding NIPSNAP family protein, giving the protein MITCYVRYVIDPKKVNEFEAYAKMWIPLVAKFGGQHNGYFLPSEGANNIALALFTFESLAAYEEYRVKSLSDVECIKAFEFADEVDCIVSYERSFFRPVLE
- a CDS encoding ribonuclease H1 domain-containing protein → MAKKYYVVWKGRTPGIFTTWNECKAQVDGFAGARYKSFPTLGEAESAFGGKTSSASGSTATKPSSAGKATKAKVPPLSEQQITDMPFDIKIFTDGACEPNPGEAGTGLAVYQNNQLTELWYGLYQPVGTNNTAELHGLKQAFLLAKDKLNAGLSVAIYCDSKYSIDCITKWATGWEKKGWTKSGGEIKNLDIIKPAYALYQELASKITIYHVNGHVGIEGNELADRMSIVAISSKEQQLAQYRDIDDIESILALRAG
- a CDS encoding glycosyltransferase family 4 protein, which produces MKKVAFVAPTYPVLSETFIQTEVDSVKACGHDVCVMAFEIEESEKSFDYDIIKIGKDVRAGKIASINWFGFLRAVSFVSKQTSMPKKSLFAYGFKLALQLAENDVEHVHAHFCQHTTAHAIVAAKLLNITCSFVAHGHDVYEFAYDIEHKISSSDFVVAVCKDMLADFNTMAKGNIKLLHCGVNTKQFQLNPKTETKQLRLVFLGRLVEQKGIHHLIDALAPIAEPLDIHLDIIGTGDLEQQLKLQVKEQGLTRNVTFLGAKPHEWVKEKLSNYDSLIAPFCFSETGCVDTGPLVLKEAMAVGTPVITTNIMGCKEIVSPETGFVVSEKNVEELREAIERFAQLSSNDKASMGLKARERVKDSFNSIKQAQQLSRWIENPAQ